From Luteococcus japonicus, one genomic window encodes:
- a CDS encoding RNA polymerase-binding protein RbpA, whose protein sequence is MADRALRGMGLGAKSFEDEDGIEFAARQTIGFDCANEHHFEVTFAMEADLPGEWECPRCGANSLRSDGTKPAEKVTKPVRTHWDMLRERRSIKELEVLLEERLELLRKDQ, encoded by the coding sequence ATGGCAGATCGGGCACTGCGAGGCATGGGTCTGGGAGCCAAGAGCTTCGAGGACGAGGACGGCATCGAATTCGCTGCACGTCAGACCATCGGGTTCGACTGCGCCAATGAGCACCACTTCGAGGTGACCTTTGCGATGGAGGCCGACCTTCCGGGCGAGTGGGAATGCCCCCGGTGCGGCGCCAACAGCCTGCGCTCCGATGGCACCAAGCCCGCGGAGAAGGTCACCAAGCCCGTGCGTACGCACTGGGACATGTTGCGGGAGCGCCGCAGCATCAAGGAACTCGAGGTCCTGCTGGAGGAACGCCTGGAACTGCTCCGCAAGGACCAGTGA
- a CDS encoding FxsA family protein, which translates to MAAPRRNGWAMPLFMALLVAVPIIEVWILLRVGHAIGGLPTVAILVAEAAVGAWLMKREGSRAWQALRATLGTGRMPATELTDAALVLVGGVLLMLPGFLTDVFGFFFLLPFTRPLARRLVEVFAARQVQRAGVDMDLMRARTSDMTIDGEVVQGETVMEPPSDGQDPPAITGRVL; encoded by the coding sequence ATGGCTGCGCCACGCCGCAATGGATGGGCCATGCCGTTGTTCATGGCCCTGTTGGTGGCGGTCCCGATCATCGAGGTCTGGATCCTGCTCCGGGTTGGCCACGCGATCGGTGGGCTCCCCACCGTCGCCATCCTGGTCGCAGAGGCGGCCGTCGGCGCGTGGCTGATGAAGCGGGAGGGCAGCCGTGCCTGGCAGGCCCTGCGAGCCACGCTCGGCACGGGTCGAATGCCCGCCACCGAGCTGACTGACGCGGCGCTCGTGCTGGTGGGCGGCGTTCTGCTGATGCTTCCCGGCTTCCTGACCGATGTCTTCGGTTTCTTCTTCCTGCTGCCCTTCACCCGGCCGCTTGCGCGCCGTCTGGTGGAGGTCTTCGCCGCACGGCAGGTACAGCGCGCGGGGGTGGACATGGACCTGATGCGGGCCCGCACCTCGGACATGACGATTGACGGTGAGGTGGTCCAGGGCGAGACGGTGATGGAACCTCCCTCCGATGGTCAGGATCCGCCGGCGATCACCGGCCGCGTGCTCTGA
- a CDS encoding polyprenol monophosphomannose synthase: MVDRSEPTDKVLVIIPTYNEAENIEPIVTRLRTSVPDAHVLVADDNSPDGTGDIADRLHNADPEHIHVMHRKGKQGLGAAYLAGFHWGLDHGYNVLVEHDADGSHQPEQLPAILEALEDADMVKGSRYVKGGSVVNWPASRLLISRGGSLWTRMCTGMNVKDITGGFNAFRASTLRAIDLDEIASAGYCFQLDLAWRVAKAGLKIVEVPIEFIERERGESKMSKDIVTEALIRTTLWGAEFRAQQAKGLAVKGLEKAAPVIKQAKQKADKARKDA; this comes from the coding sequence ATGGTGGATCGCAGCGAGCCGACCGACAAGGTCCTGGTCATCATCCCGACGTACAACGAGGCCGAGAACATCGAGCCGATCGTCACACGGCTTCGCACGTCAGTTCCGGATGCCCACGTCCTCGTGGCCGATGACAACTCGCCCGACGGCACCGGTGACATCGCCGACCGGCTGCACAACGCGGATCCGGAGCACATCCACGTCATGCACCGCAAGGGAAAGCAGGGCCTGGGCGCCGCCTACCTGGCCGGCTTCCACTGGGGCCTGGACCACGGCTACAACGTGCTCGTCGAACACGACGCCGACGGCTCCCACCAGCCCGAGCAGCTGCCCGCGATCCTCGAGGCACTCGAGGATGCGGACATGGTAAAGGGATCGCGCTATGTCAAGGGCGGCTCCGTGGTGAACTGGCCCGCCAGTCGCCTGCTGATCAGCCGCGGCGGCTCCTTGTGGACCCGGATGTGCACCGGGATGAATGTCAAGGACATCACCGGTGGTTTCAACGCCTTCCGCGCCTCCACCCTGCGCGCCATCGACCTCGACGAGATCGCCAGCGCGGGCTACTGTTTCCAGCTGGATCTGGCCTGGCGGGTCGCCAAGGCGGGGCTGAAGATCGTCGAGGTCCCGATCGAGTTCATCGAGCGTGAGCGCGGTGAGTCCAAGATGAGCAAGGACATCGTCACCGAGGCCCTGATCCGCACCACGCTGTGGGGTGCCGAGTTCCGCGCCCAGCAGGCCAAGGGTCTTGCCGTGAAGGGTCTGGAGAAGGCGGCTCCGGTGATCAAGCAGGCCAAGCAGAAGGCAGACAAGGCCAGGAAGGACGCCTGA
- the lnt gene encoding apolipoprotein N-acyltransferase yields MHRGAERLTALGLGALAGTAWQPLAWWPAIFVALAGFGWLVLNPRAARADDPRAAHSHDPRARRGVRGAVALGWLFGLGLGLVSLSWVHVIGWYVVPPLLALMACWQALVAACLVASHRITGNPLLLAVMAACAWSLSEFGAGRLPFGGFAWMRLAWTQVDSPLAGWLPLIGAGGLSFVVALVSHLVAVVVTSLRSSRATSLTALLAAAALAIGGPIAARVVPVPDGDDGVVNIGMVQGNVDGSPGPNAMGYARSVTDNHVSQTVTLMARSRAGLDPMPDFVLWPENATDIDPTKDDQTHALVQRASRIAGLPILVGAVMDGPGLDERQTSALWWTTEGTIAARYDKRNLVPFGEWIPLRAQLLPVLPVLREVGAQSIPGTTPGVLHVTLPDGRPLAVGDVVCFELAWDRTVRETVTHGAQVLVVQSNNGTYTGTGQPRQQFAITRARAMELRRDIVVATTNSLSARVHPDGRVSGLTREATADARTFTVPVAQGTTPAVVAGPLIERAASLLAVLGLVVGVLAGRSRVGDAGRR; encoded by the coding sequence ATGCACCGCGGAGCTGAACGACTGACGGCCCTCGGGCTCGGTGCGCTGGCGGGCACGGCCTGGCAGCCGCTGGCCTGGTGGCCGGCGATCTTCGTGGCGCTCGCCGGCTTCGGCTGGTTGGTCCTCAACCCCCGAGCAGCGCGCGCCGACGATCCCCGAGCGGCACACTCTCACGATCCCCGAGCCCGTCGAGGGGTCCGGGGCGCCGTCGCCCTGGGCTGGCTCTTCGGTCTGGGTCTGGGACTGGTCAGCCTGTCGTGGGTCCACGTGATCGGTTGGTATGTCGTGCCGCCGCTGCTGGCGCTGATGGCATGCTGGCAGGCCCTGGTAGCCGCGTGCCTGGTGGCCTCCCACAGGATCACCGGGAACCCGCTGCTGCTGGCCGTGATGGCCGCGTGCGCCTGGTCCCTGAGCGAGTTCGGTGCCGGGCGACTGCCCTTCGGTGGCTTCGCTTGGATGCGCTTGGCGTGGACCCAGGTGGACTCCCCCCTGGCAGGGTGGCTCCCGCTGATCGGCGCCGGGGGACTGTCCTTCGTGGTGGCCCTGGTCTCCCATCTCGTGGCGGTCGTGGTCACGTCGCTTCGCTCCTCGCGGGCGACGTCACTGACGGCGCTCCTGGCGGCCGCGGCCCTGGCCATCGGAGGCCCCATCGCGGCCCGTGTGGTGCCCGTGCCGGATGGCGACGACGGTGTTGTGAACATCGGCATGGTCCAGGGCAATGTCGACGGTTCTCCCGGCCCCAATGCCATGGGCTATGCCCGCAGCGTCACCGACAACCACGTGAGCCAGACGGTCACCCTGATGGCTCGCTCGCGCGCCGGTCTGGACCCGATGCCGGACTTCGTGCTGTGGCCGGAGAACGCCACGGACATCGATCCGACGAAGGATGACCAGACGCACGCCCTGGTCCAGCGGGCGAGCCGCATCGCGGGCCTGCCAATCCTGGTGGGCGCCGTGATGGATGGCCCGGGCCTCGACGAGCGACAGACCAGCGCCCTGTGGTGGACCACGGAGGGCACCATCGCGGCCCGCTATGACAAGCGCAACCTCGTGCCCTTCGGGGAGTGGATCCCGCTGCGCGCCCAGCTCCTGCCCGTGCTTCCGGTGCTGCGGGAGGTGGGCGCCCAGTCCATCCCCGGCACGACGCCGGGGGTGCTGCACGTGACCCTGCCCGATGGGCGGCCGCTGGCCGTGGGCGATGTGGTCTGCTTCGAGCTGGCCTGGGACCGGACGGTGCGCGAGACGGTCACCCATGGTGCCCAGGTCCTGGTGGTCCAGTCGAACAACGGCACCTACACCGGCACCGGTCAGCCTCGGCAACAGTTCGCGATCACACGTGCCCGTGCCATGGAGCTGCGCCGCGACATCGTCGTCGCCACCACCAACTCGCTCTCGGCGCGGGTGCACCCCGACGGCCGGGTGAGCGGTCTCACCCGGGAGGCGACGGCCGATGCGCGTACCTTCACCGTGCCCGTGGCGCAGGGCACCACCCCGGCCGTGGTCGCCGGCCCCTTGATCGAGCGTGCGGCCTCCCTTCTCGCTGTCCTGGGCCTTGTCGTGGGCGTTCTGGCGGGTCGCTCCCGGGTCGGTGACGCGGGCCGTCGCTAA
- a CDS encoding Lrp/AsnC family transcriptional regulator encodes MESTDQQILALLARDGRMSYTDIGRETGLSTSAAQQRVRRLEQRGVIAGYHASIDAESLGRNLTAFISIRPLDPETDEATPGKLEGMTEITSCFSVAGDASYLLEVQVGTPSELDALLTRIRTTANVTTVTTVVLTTIFKDRPMLDAPRS; translated from the coding sequence ATGGAAAGCACAGATCAGCAGATCTTGGCGCTCTTGGCGCGGGACGGACGGATGTCCTATACCGACATCGGCCGTGAGACGGGTCTGTCCACCTCTGCGGCGCAGCAGCGGGTGCGACGCCTGGAACAGCGAGGCGTGATTGCCGGATACCACGCGAGCATCGATGCCGAGTCCTTGGGGCGAAACCTCACGGCCTTCATCTCGATCCGTCCGCTGGACCCGGAGACCGACGAGGCCACCCCGGGCAAGTTGGAGGGCATGACGGAGATCACGTCGTGCTTCTCCGTGGCCGGCGATGCCTCCTACCTGCTGGAGGTCCAGGTGGGCACGCCGTCCGAGCTGGACGCCCTGCTGACCCGGATCCGCACCACGGCCAATGTGACGACGGTCACGACTGTGGTGCTGACGACGATCTTCAAGGACCGGCCGATGCTCGATGCACCGCGGAGCTGA
- a CDS encoding 5'-3' exonuclease, with protein sequence MIFDTASMYFRAFYGLPSSMQSPHGEPVNAVRGLLDAMARLVTQYRPDALACAWDNDWRPAWRVDLLPSYKTHRVAGETPAAGPSVVGAGALAATGGLSEESPDGLTHQVPVIREVLHALGIAVIGRDGYEADDVIGSLCHQHEGRTLAVTGDRDLFQLADESTRIIYIGKGVAKHDLVDSAWVMAKYGVPASAYVDFAVLRGDPSDGLPGVKGIGDKSAAQLVDRFSDLEGMLTAASDPSSAMSPSVRSKLAGAVDYLAAAREVVRVVPDLPLPELADGRLLVDRDRIDRARLATLDARWGLGGSLERILTALSISE encoded by the coding sequence ATGATTTTTGACACAGCTTCGATGTACTTCAGGGCCTTCTACGGCCTGCCGTCGAGCATGCAGTCGCCGCACGGCGAACCGGTCAACGCCGTCCGTGGCCTGCTCGACGCCATGGCCCGGTTGGTCACCCAGTACCGGCCCGACGCGCTGGCCTGCGCCTGGGACAATGACTGGCGTCCCGCATGGCGCGTCGACCTGCTCCCCAGTTACAAGACTCATCGGGTCGCCGGGGAGACCCCTGCTGCGGGGCCGTCGGTGGTGGGAGCCGGTGCCTTGGCCGCCACAGGGGGCCTTTCCGAGGAGTCACCCGATGGCCTGACCCACCAGGTTCCGGTGATCCGCGAGGTGCTCCACGCGCTGGGCATCGCCGTCATCGGCCGCGACGGCTACGAGGCCGACGACGTGATCGGTTCGCTGTGTCATCAGCACGAGGGCCGGACACTGGCCGTCACCGGGGACCGGGACCTCTTCCAGCTGGCCGACGAGAGCACCCGCATCATCTACATCGGCAAGGGCGTCGCAAAGCATGACCTGGTGGATTCCGCGTGGGTGATGGCCAAGTACGGCGTGCCCGCCAGCGCCTATGTGGACTTCGCCGTGCTGCGAGGCGACCCCTCCGACGGACTCCCGGGGGTGAAGGGGATCGGCGACAAGTCTGCCGCCCAACTCGTCGACCGGTTCTCAGATCTGGAGGGGATGCTCACCGCGGCGTCCGATCCCTCATCGGCCATGAGCCCGTCGGTGCGCAGCAAGCTGGCCGGCGCCGTCGACTACCTCGCCGCCGCGCGGGAGGTGGTGCGCGTGGTCCCCGACCTGCCGCTGCCGGAACTGGCCGACGGACGCCTGCTGGTGGACCGTGACCGGATCGACCGGGCACGTCTGGCCACGCTCGACGCTCGGTGGGGACTGGGCGGCTCGCTGGAAAGGATCCTCACGGCCCTGTCGATCAGCGAGTGA
- the metW gene encoding methionine biosynthesis protein MetW — protein MNPRNDAGVHSRGLRPDLELVAELVPHGSRVLDLGCGGGELLDVLARTRDCSGTGVERDPDEVLRAIWRGVPLIELDLDTELGMFGDDSYDVVVLSRTLQAVRRPDQVLAQMARIAPRMVVSVPNFGLWRHRLRLLTGHMPRSKDLPFTWYDSPNLHFTTLTDLEGLFDTMGLRVEQRIALDESGHRGRAGGRMANLMAGAGLYVLTR, from the coding sequence ATGAACCCACGCAATGATGCCGGGGTGCACAGCCGCGGCCTGCGCCCGGACCTGGAGCTGGTGGCCGAGCTGGTGCCGCACGGTTCCCGGGTGCTCGACCTCGGCTGCGGTGGGGGAGAACTGCTCGACGTGCTGGCCCGCACCCGTGACTGCTCCGGCACCGGGGTGGAGCGGGACCCGGACGAGGTGCTGCGCGCCATCTGGCGTGGCGTGCCCCTGATCGAACTGGACCTGGACACGGAGTTGGGGATGTTCGGCGACGACTCCTACGACGTCGTGGTGCTCAGCCGTACGCTGCAGGCGGTTCGTCGCCCGGACCAGGTGCTGGCCCAGATGGCCCGCATAGCACCCCGGATGGTGGTCTCGGTGCCGAACTTCGGGTTGTGGCGCCACCGGCTACGCCTGTTGACCGGTCACATGCCGCGCAGCAAGGACCTGCCCTTCACCTGGTACGACAGTCCGAACCTGCACTTCACCACGCTGACGGACCTCGAAGGGCTCTTCGACACGATGGGTCTGAGGGTGGAACAGCGGATCGCCCTCGACGAGTCGGGACATCGCGGACGCGCGGGCGGACGGATGGCCAACCTGATGGCCGGCGCCGGGCTCTACGTTCTCACTCGCTGA
- the metX gene encoding homoserine O-acetyltransferase MetX: MTEGDIASHPLGIVQTQSVELFTERPLVLANGESLGPITVAYETYGELNEARDNGVYICHALTGDAHAAGWHGGDKHPGWWDNLIGPGKPVDTRKWFVVCSNLLGGCQGTTGPSSTNPATGDPWGLDFPLLDISDFVEVHRELARHLDVRRWHAVVGGSMGGMQALDWSMRYPQDMCNAAVIASTSRLTAQNIAFSAVGREAIMRDESFHDGHFAVRGENPDVGLTIARMMAHITYTSEEGFDEKFGRRPQYGASNRGFGVDFAVESYLEHQGEAFLSRFDALSYLYLTRVMDYFDPFGRDDALDLVRQHPVSYLVASFDTDWRFSTEHSRRLVRQLEGAGLPVTFRDFRSPWGHDSFLLEVPAYHETVRAFLECESATHPHAHSMREASR; encoded by the coding sequence ATGACCGAGGGTGACATTGCCTCCCACCCGCTGGGCATCGTCCAGACACAGTCCGTCGAGCTCTTCACCGAGCGGCCACTGGTGCTGGCCAATGGGGAGAGCCTGGGCCCCATCACAGTCGCCTACGAGACCTATGGAGAGCTGAACGAGGCCCGCGACAACGGCGTCTACATCTGCCACGCCCTGACGGGGGATGCCCATGCCGCCGGCTGGCATGGGGGAGACAAGCATCCCGGCTGGTGGGACAACCTGATCGGACCCGGCAAGCCCGTCGACACCCGCAAGTGGTTCGTGGTCTGCAGCAACCTGCTGGGCGGCTGCCAGGGCACCACTGGACCCTCCTCCACCAATCCGGCCACCGGGGACCCCTGGGGCCTGGACTTCCCGCTGCTGGACATCAGCGACTTCGTCGAGGTCCATCGCGAGCTGGCCCGTCACCTCGACGTGCGACGTTGGCATGCCGTGGTGGGCGGGTCGATGGGTGGCATGCAGGCCCTCGACTGGTCCATGCGCTACCCGCAGGACATGTGCAATGCGGCGGTGATCGCCTCCACCAGCCGCCTCACGGCCCAGAACATCGCCTTCTCCGCCGTGGGCCGCGAGGCCATCATGCGCGACGAGTCCTTCCACGACGGACACTTCGCGGTGCGCGGAGAGAATCCCGACGTCGGGCTGACGATCGCCCGCATGATGGCGCACATCACCTACACCAGCGAGGAGGGCTTCGACGAGAAGTTCGGCCGACGCCCCCAGTACGGCGCCAGCAACCGGGGCTTCGGTGTGGACTTCGCGGTCGAGAGCTATCTGGAGCACCAGGGGGAGGCCTTCCTGAGCCGCTTCGACGCCCTGAGCTATCTCTACCTGACGCGCGTGATGGACTACTTCGACCCCTTCGGTCGTGACGATGCCCTGGACCTTGTCCGGCAACACCCGGTCAGCTACCTGGTGGCCAGTTTCGACACGGACTGGCGGTTCAGCACGGAACACTCACGCCGCCTGGTCCGCCAGCTGGAGGGAGCCGGGCTGCCGGTGACCTTCCGGGACTTCCGCTCGCCCTGGGGCCACGACTCCTTCCTGCTCGAGGTTCCGGCCTACCACGAGACGGTGCGGGCCTTCCTCGAGTGCGAGTCGGCCACCCATCCGCACGCCCATTCCATGCGGGAGGCATCACGATGA
- a CDS encoding O-acetylhomoserine aminocarboxypropyltransferase/cysteine synthase family protein encodes MSQTPETRRIETLAVHAGQEQADPATHARAVPVYQTAAFTFDSTEHARSLFSLEQPGNIYSRIMNPTTQVLEERVNALEGGVGALATATGAAAVTYAVLNLAGAGDNIVATSALYGGTFALFAHTLPQFGIETRFVDTHDPSALAGVVDERTKLVFCESMGNPSLMVADLDAWSEAAHAQGLPLVVDNTVPSPHLCRPIEHGADVVVHSATKYLAGHGTALAGVIVDSGHFDWVANADRFPNMTSPDHAYHETVWTDVAGPAAYVTRARTVLLRNTGATLAPMSAWLVLQGIETLHLRMERHSQNALAIAHHLADHPDVAWVNYPGLEANDQHEVASRVLTGRGYGGIVSFGLKAGREAGARFVDSLQLFSHLANIGDTKSLVIHNATTTHSQLTAEELEAAGVPAEMVRLSVGIEHVDDLVADLDQALAAIR; translated from the coding sequence ATGAGCCAGACCCCGGAGACCCGCCGGATCGAGACCCTTGCGGTCCATGCCGGGCAGGAGCAGGCGGACCCGGCCACGCACGCCAGGGCCGTGCCGGTGTACCAGACGGCCGCCTTCACCTTCGACAGCACCGAGCATGCGCGCAGCCTGTTCTCCCTGGAGCAGCCGGGCAACATCTACTCGCGCATCATGAACCCCACCACCCAAGTGTTGGAGGAGCGGGTCAATGCACTTGAGGGCGGTGTCGGGGCCCTGGCCACCGCCACGGGTGCCGCAGCCGTCACCTATGCTGTGCTGAACCTGGCGGGCGCCGGGGACAACATCGTCGCCACCTCCGCGCTCTACGGCGGCACCTTTGCCCTGTTCGCGCACACCCTGCCGCAGTTCGGCATCGAGACCCGCTTCGTGGACACCCACGATCCGTCGGCCCTGGCCGGGGTGGTCGACGAGCGCACCAAGCTCGTCTTCTGCGAGTCAATGGGCAATCCCAGCCTGATGGTGGCCGATCTCGACGCATGGAGCGAGGCCGCGCACGCCCAGGGCCTGCCGCTGGTGGTGGACAACACGGTGCCCAGCCCGCACCTGTGCCGACCCATCGAGCACGGGGCGGATGTGGTGGTCCACTCGGCCACGAAGTACCTGGCCGGGCACGGCACCGCGTTGGCGGGCGTGATCGTTGACTCCGGACACTTCGACTGGGTCGCCAATGCGGATCGTTTCCCCAACATGACCAGCCCGGACCACGCCTACCACGAGACGGTCTGGACGGATGTGGCCGGTCCGGCCGCCTACGTCACCCGGGCACGCACCGTGCTGCTGCGAAATACCGGCGCGACGCTGGCGCCGATGAGCGCCTGGCTGGTCCTGCAGGGCATCGAGACCCTGCACCTGCGCATGGAGCGGCACAGCCAGAATGCGCTGGCCATTGCCCATCACCTGGCGGACCACCCCGACGTGGCCTGGGTCAACTACCCGGGCCTGGAGGCCAATGACCAGCACGAGGTGGCCTCCCGGGTGCTGACCGGCAGGGGCTACGGCGGCATCGTCAGCTTCGGCCTGAAGGCGGGACGTGAGGCAGGGGCTCGCTTCGTCGACTCCCTGCAGCTGTTCAGCCACCTGGCCAATATCGGCGACACCAAGAGCCTGGTCATCCACAATGCCACCACCACCCACTCCCAGCTGACCGCAGAGGAATTGGAGGCCGCCGGCGTTCCGGCGGAGATGGTGCGCCTGAGCGTGGGCATCGAGCACGTCGATGACCTCGTGGCGGACCTGGACCAGGCCCTGGCGGCCATCCGATGA
- a CDS encoding TetR/AcrR family transcriptional regulator: MKIRNGFGAGGTDLPLTARGRVDGRSARKVETRRRIIQAASELFAEQGYTGTSMDQIAKSAGVSKGTIFYNYKNKADLFEHLISEFAAAIADQIEMARQGRRGWEALSEGTITVLRAADSAPAPAQIIVTELFRLQRPWSDSLAAAREVLMQPLLEIMEELAEDRARVVGSKPMTSGNLRNVTTPLLGALVVAALDRRAYNPSLPLESVHEVLMSAISGLQV; encoded by the coding sequence GTGAAGATCCGCAATGGGTTTGGGGCGGGCGGCACCGACCTTCCACTCACGGCCCGGGGCAGGGTTGACGGCCGCAGCGCTCGCAAGGTGGAGACGCGCCGACGCATCATCCAGGCCGCCAGCGAACTCTTCGCCGAGCAGGGGTACACCGGGACCTCGATGGACCAGATCGCCAAGTCGGCCGGGGTCAGCAAGGGCACCATCTTCTACAACTACAAGAACAAGGCGGACCTGTTCGAACACCTGATCAGTGAGTTCGCCGCCGCCATCGCCGACCAGATCGAGATGGCCCGGCAGGGTCGGCGCGGCTGGGAGGCCTTGAGCGAGGGCACCATCACCGTGCTGCGCGCCGCGGACTCCGCCCCCGCTCCGGCGCAGATCATCGTCACCGAGCTCTTCCGCCTGCAGCGCCCGTGGTCCGACTCACTGGCCGCCGCTCGGGAGGTCTTGATGCAGCCCTTGCTGGAGATCATGGAGGAACTGGCCGAGGACCGCGCCCGGGTGGTCGGGTCAAAGCCGATGACCAGCGGCAACCTGCGCAATGTGACCACGCCGTTGCTGGGGGCACTGGTGGTTGCCGCCCTTGACCGACGCGCCTACAACCCCAGCCTGCCGCTGGAGTCCGTCCACGAGGTGCTGATGAGCGCCATCTCCGGGCTGCAGGTCTGA
- a CDS encoding SRPBCC domain-containing protein has translation MNDPQLTEDALASLTPARFHLGALTLTRRLPVAQDEAWAHLTRPELLARWSPVVPDRELDGPGPAASRENPGDDPVDATVGESRAPWFLEHAWGPEHLTWQLAPSGEATQVNLVHELSDPRQVADMAAGWHLCLTVLDSLLAGRDVQRCVGEDALANGWEALRDRYAQLFEGDTVAGQG, from the coding sequence ATGAATGACCCGCAGCTCACCGAGGATGCCCTCGCCAGTCTCACCCCGGCTCGTTTCCACCTGGGGGCCTTGACCCTCACCCGTCGCCTTCCGGTGGCGCAGGACGAGGCGTGGGCCCACCTGACCCGCCCGGAGCTGCTGGCGCGGTGGTCACCGGTGGTCCCTGACCGCGAGCTGGATGGCCCCGGTCCCGCCGCCAGCCGCGAGAATCCCGGCGATGACCCGGTGGATGCCACGGTCGGGGAGTCGCGTGCGCCATGGTTCCTGGAGCATGCGTGGGGCCCGGAGCACCTGACCTGGCAGCTGGCCCCGTCGGGGGAGGCCACGCAGGTCAACCTGGTGCACGAACTGTCGGACCCGCGCCAGGTGGCCGACATGGCCGCAGGCTGGCACCTGTGCCTGACGGTGCTTGATTCACTGCTGGCCGGTCGCGACGTGCAACGCTGCGTCGGTGAGGACGCACTGGCCAATGGCTGGGAGGCGCTGCGCGATCGGTACGCGCAACTCTTCGAGGGCGACACTGTGGCGGGGCAGGGCTGA
- a CDS encoding SPFH domain-containing protein, whose protein sequence is MFLLATALIVVGMIALFSARGLSSTPTVIQPGKGKGGRTTTGPAPRGAARTLGAVALAGGVLALAASCATLVPTQQVGIRVAFGRPVGTLQNGLHVKAPWERVVKMDGTVQIDDNLGENRTEIRLGNQSVAYVQNAVRWRIKSDAADRLYRDHKTFERIGPALQEQELSAALNEAFKDYNPLATATGDAKSLDEVAVQVKQRLEKKIGDRLVIDSVIIPKVDFDPQTQSRIDAYQTEVGNTRIAEQRKKTAAAEAAANKELAASVSKDPNVLVSKCMDQMTEMVQKGQQIPVGFSCWPASSGTGGVIVNSTPTTATAPKK, encoded by the coding sequence ATGTTCCTGCTTGCCACCGCCCTGATCGTCGTCGGGATGATCGCCCTGTTCTCCGCCCGCGGACTGTCCTCCACCCCCACCGTCATCCAACCGGGAAAGGGCAAGGGCGGACGTACCACCACGGGGCCAGCGCCCCGTGGCGCAGCCCGGACACTCGGTGCGGTGGCCCTGGCCGGGGGCGTGCTGGCCCTGGCTGCCTCCTGCGCCACCCTGGTCCCCACCCAGCAGGTGGGCATCCGGGTCGCCTTCGGCCGTCCCGTCGGGACGCTGCAGAACGGCCTGCACGTCAAGGCCCCCTGGGAGCGCGTCGTGAAGATGGACGGCACGGTGCAGATCGATGACAACCTGGGGGAGAACCGCACGGAGATCCGGCTGGGCAACCAGTCGGTCGCCTATGTGCAGAATGCGGTGCGCTGGCGGATCAAGTCGGATGCGGCCGACCGCCTCTACCGTGACCACAAGACCTTCGAGCGGATTGGCCCCGCCCTCCAGGAACAGGAGCTGTCCGCCGCCCTGAACGAGGCCTTCAAGGACTACAACCCGCTGGCCACCGCCACCGGCGACGCCAAGAGCCTCGACGAGGTTGCCGTGCAGGTGAAGCAGCGGCTGGAGAAGAAGATCGGTGACCGGCTCGTGATCGACTCGGTGATCATCCCCAAGGTGGACTTCGACCCGCAGACCCAGAGCCGCATCGACGCCTACCAGACCGAGGTGGGCAATACCCGCATTGCCGAACAGCGCAAGAAGACGGCGGCCGCCGAGGCAGCCGCCAACAAGGAGCTCGCGGCCTCGGTCAGCAAGGATCCGAACGTGCTGGTCAGCAAGTGCATGGACCAGATGACGGAGATGGTGCAGAAGGGCCAGCAGATCCCCGTCGGGTTCAGCTGCTGGCCCGCCAGCTCCGGCACCGGCGGTGTGATCGTCAACTCGACCCCGACGACCGCAACCGCACCGAAGAAGTGA